A genomic region of Nerophis lumbriciformis linkage group LG28, RoL_Nlum_v2.1, whole genome shotgun sequence contains the following coding sequences:
- the clcn4 gene encoding H(+)/Cl(-) exchange transporter 4, protein MEAGEGVSSATPTDEMNGAGNLMDFLEEPFPDVATYEDFHTIDWLREKSRDTDRHRKITSKSKESMWELIKSLLDAWSGWVVMLLIGLLSGTLAGVIDLAVDWMTDLKEGVCLSAFWYSHEQCCWTSNETTFDDRDKCPQWQKWAELMTGHSEGAGPYVLNYFLYILWALFFSFLAVSLVRVFAPYACGSGIPEIKTILSGFIIRGYLGKWTLLIKTVTLVLAVSSGLSLGKEGPLVHVACCCGNLFCSLFSKYSKNEGKRREVLSAAAAAGVSVAFGAPIGGVLFSLEEVSYYFPLKTLWRSFFAALVAAFTLRSINPFGNSRLVLFYVEYHTPWYMAELVPFILLGVFGGLWGTLFIRANIAWCRRRKTTELGKYPVLEVIAVTAITAVLAYPNPYTRRSTSELISELFNDCGALESSQLCDYINNPNMSRPIDDIPDRPAGPGVYNALWQLALALIFKIVITIFTFGMKIPSGLFIPSMAVGAIAGRIVGIAVEQMAYHHHDWIIFKNWCRPGADCVTPGLYAMVGAAACLGGVTRMTVSLVVIMFELTGGLEYIVPLMAAAVTSKWVADAFGKEGIYESHIQLNGYPYLDVRDEFTHRTLAADVMRPRRNDPPLAVLTQDATTVEDVEALIKDTDYNGFPVVVSRESERLIGFVQRRDLTLAIKNARQKQDGVVSSSMVYFTEDAPQLPASTPHPLKLRRILNLSPFTVTDHTPMETVVDIFRKLGLRQCLVTRSGRLLGIITKKDVLRHMAQMMNQDPESIMFN, encoded by the exons GTGTGAGCAGTGCCACGCCCACAGATGAGATGAATGGAGCTGGCAACTTGATGGACTTCCTGGAGGAACCTTTTCCCGACGTGGCGACATATGAAGACTTTCATACCATCGACTGGCTGAGAGAGAAGTCACGAGACACCGACCGCCATCGCAAG ATCACCAGCAAGAGTAAAGAGTCGATGTGGGAGCTGATCAAGAGCCTGCTGGATGCCTGGTCGGGATGGGTTGTGATGCTGCTTATTGGACTCCTCTCAG GTACGCTGGCTGGAGTCATTGACCTGGCAGTAGACTGGATGACAGACCTGAAAGAAGGTGTGTGTCTGTCCGCCTTCTGGTATAGCCACGAGCAGTGCTGCTGGACATCCAATGAGACAACCTTTGACGACCGTGACAAGTGTCCGCAGTGGCAGAAGTGGGCAGAGTTGATGACAGGCCATTCTGAG GGTGCAGGACCGTATGTGTTAAACTACTTCCTGTACATCCTGTGGGCTCTTTTCTTCTCCTTTCTGGCCGTGTCACTAGTGAGAGTGTTTGCGCCGTACGCTTGCGGCTCCGGAATCCCAGAG ATCAAGACCATCCTCAGTGGCTTTATCATCCGTGGTTATTTGGGAAAATGGACACTGCTCATCAAGACTGTCACGCTGGTGCTGGCTGTGTCATCGGGCCTCAGCTTGGGGAAGGAAGGTCCTCTGGTCCATGTTGCATGCTGCTGTGGGAACCTCTTCTGCAGCCTCTTCTCCAAGTACAGCAAGAACGAGGGGAAGCGACGAGAG GTGTTATCGGCTGCAGCAGCGGCTGGTGTGTCGGTGGCTTTTGGGGCACCCATTGGAGGGGTCCTGTTTAGTCTGGAGGAG GTCAGCTACTACTTTCCTCTGAAGACGTTATGGCGATCGTTCTTCGCCGCACTGGTCGCTGCTTTCACACTGCGCTCCATCAACCCATTTGGCAACAGCCGCCTGGTTCTGTTCTACGTGGAATACCACACGCCGTGGTACATGGCCGAGCTGGTGCCCTTCATCCTTCTGGGCGTCTTTGGTGGCCTTTGGGGGACCCTCTTCATTCGCGCCAATATCGCCTGGTGTCGGCGGAGAAAGACAACTGAGCTGGGAAAATACCCAGTTCTGGAAGTCATCGCAGTGACGGCGATCACCGCCGTGCTGGCATATCCTAACCCGTACACACGGCGCAGTACTAGTGAGCTCATCTCTGAGCTCTTTAACGACTGTGGAGCGCTGGAGTCGTCGCAGCTCTGCGACTACATCAACAACCCCAATATGAGCCGACCCATTGACGACATCCCGGACCGCCCAGCTGGCCCCGGTGTTTACAATGCTCTATGGCAGCTGGCGCTCGCTCTCATCTTCAAGATCGTCATCACCATCTTCACCTTTGGCATGAAG ATCCCATCAGGGCTCTTCATTCCCAGCATGGCGGTGGGTGCCATCGCAGGTCGCATTGTAGGGATTGCCGTGGAGCAAATGGCGTACCACCATCATGACTGGATCATTTTCAAAAACTGGTGCAGACCCGGCGCCGATTGCGTCACACCTGGACTCTACGCCATGGTGGGTGCCGCTGCCTGTCTGG GTGGTGTGACCAGGATGACTGTCTCTTTAGTGGTCATTATGTTTGAGCTCACCGGCGGTCTGGAGTACATTGTTCCATTGATGGCAGCCGCTGTCACCAGCAAGTGGGTGGCTGATGCCTTTGGGAAAGAAGGCATCTATGAgtcacacatacag ctCAACGGGTACCCATACCTGGATGTCAGGGATGAGTTCACCCACCGCACCTTGGCTGCTGACGTGATGCGGCCTCGAAGGAATGACCCACCGCTGGCCGTCCTTACGCAGGATGCCACCACCGTGGAGGATGTTGAGGCGCTGATCAAAGACACGGATTATAACGGCTTCCCAGTAGTTGTGTCCCGGGAGTCTGAGCGGCTCATCGGCTTTGTGCAGCGCAGAGACCTCACCCTCGCCATCA AAAACGCCCGTCAGAAGCAAGATGGCGTGGTTAGCAGCTCAATGGTCTACTTCACAGAGGACGCGCCGCAGTTGCCGGCCAGCACCCCGCACCCGCTGAAACTGCGTCGCATACTGAACCTGAGTCCTTTTACCGTCACAGACCACACACCCATGGAAACTGTGGTGGACATATTCCGCAAGCTGGGCCTCCGCCAGTGTCTGGTCACACGCAGCGG GCGTCTGCTCGGCATTATCACCAAGAAGGATGTTCTCCGTCACATGGCGCAAATGATGAACCAGGATCCTGAGTCCATCATGTTCAATTAG
- the LOC133571086 gene encoding high affinity cGMP-specific 3',5'-cyclic phosphodiesterase 9A-like yields the protein MSRGLILISGACDVPAHPEMTTKIIHFMVHGKVEQAELGADCTADDVKGVAMPIELDNMEHRLCHLETKVLEESGKTPEIICELKSQVESFKRKLEGVKHLSWMGLFRDEGPPKTRGPQLSMVEERQQVRRKFLNMSSLQVTEEVREHLKTPIFDNWQWEAAEMLVLLQVMFTDLDFLTVFHIELDVLQNFLFEVYCHYNNIPFHNFQHCFCVTQMMYGLIWLTDLRNKLARIDLLIMLTSALCHDLDHPGYNNVYQINAQTDLALRYNDISPLENHHCAVAFGILSKPECNVLKHLTTDQYKHIRAGMIKCILATDMARHNEILNKFKSIQSKFDFRNKDHKEVLMKIMVKVSDISNEARPMNVAEPWLDCLLQEFFNQSDTEKLKGLPVTPFMDRDKVSKPTSQTSFIRFVLLPLFTELTKLFPCLEQHILEPVRRALEYYSDLERAVQQQEVTTKP from the exons ATGTCAAGAGGCCTCATTCTCATTTCTGGAGCTTGTGATGTCCCAGCTCACCCTGAAATGACTACAAAAATCATTCATTTCATGGTTCATGGGAAGGTGGAGCAGGCCGAGTTAGGCGCAGACTGCACGGCTGATGACGTCAAAG GTGTTGCCATGCCTATCGAGCTGGACAACATGGAGCACAG GCTGTGTCACCTGGAGACCAAAGTCCTCGAAGAGTCAGGGAAGACGCCAGAAATCATTTGTGAGCTGAAGAGTCAGGTGGAGTCCTTCAAGCGCAAGCTGGAG GGTGTCAAGCACCTGAGCTGGATGGGTCTGTTCAGGGATGAGGGCCCGCCTAAAACCAGGGGGCCTCAGCTGAGCATGGTTGAGGAACGCCAGCAGGTTCGCAGGAAGTTCCTCAACATGAG CTCTCTGCAGGTGACAGAAGAAGTGAGGGAGCATCTTAAAACTCCCATTTTTGACAACTG GCAGTGGGAGGCGGCGGAGATGCTGGTGCTACTCCAGGTGATGTTCACCGACCTGGATTTCCTGACAGTGTTCCACATCGAGCTGGACGTCCTCCAGAACTTCCTGTTTGAGGTCTACTGCCACTACAACAACATCCCCTTCCACAACTTCCAGCACTGCTTCTGCGTCACTCAGATG ATGTACGGGCTCATTTGGCTGACAGACCTCAGGAACAAACTGGCGAGGATTGACCTTCTGATCATGCTGACCTCCGCCCTGTGCCATGACCTTGACCACCCCGGCTACAACAATGTCTACCAG ATTAACGCTCAGACGGACTTGGCTCTTCGCTACAATGACATCTCCCCACTGGAGAACCACCACTGTGCCGTTGCCTTCGGCATTCTGTCCAAG CCGGAGTGCAACGTCCTCAAACATCTCACCACCGATCAGTACAAACACATCCGTGCAGGAATGATCAA GTGCATTCTGGCCACCGACATGGCGAGGCACAATGAAATTCTTAATAAGTTCAAATCCATCCAGTCGAAATTTGATTTCAGGAACAAGGATCACAAGGAAGTG TTGATGAAAATCATGGTGAAGGTGAGCGACATCTCCAACGAGGCAAGACCGATGAATGTGGCCGAGCCCTGGCTGGACTGTCTGCTGCAGGAGTTCTTCAACCAG AGCGACACAGAAAAACTCAAAGGGCTTCCAGTCACTCCGTTCATGGACCGGGACAAAGTATCCAAGCCGACCTCCCAGACCAGCTTCATCCGTTTTGTCCTGCTACCACTCTTCACCGAACTCACCAAGCTCTTTCCCTGTCTAGAG CAACATATTCTGGAACCAGTGCGGAGAGCTCTGGAATACTACTCAGACCTGGAGAGAGCCGTCCAGCAGCAGGAGGTGACCACCAAACCCTGA